The nucleotide sequence CTCGACTATTTTGCAACCGGCAAGCTTGATGTCGACACGGCCCAGACCGTCATCGGCGGCGTGGCCGAGGGCTGCCGTCAGGCCGCATGCGCCCTGCTCGGCGGCGAAACCGCTGAAATGCCCGACATGTACGCGCCGGGCGAATACGATCTGGCCGGTTTTTGCGTAGGCATTGTGGACAATGCCAAGCTTATCGACGGCTCGGGCATTCAGGTGGGCGACAAGATCATCGGCATCGCCTCGTCGGGCCTGCATTCCAACGGTTATTCGCTGGCCCGCAAGGTACTTGACCAGAGCGGCCTGGCCTTTACCGACCCCTTCCCCGGCGGGGACGGAGCAACCGTGGGCGACGTGCTGCTGACCCCCACCACCATTTACGTGGAAGCCGTGCGTCCCCTGCTGCGCGACATGAACGTAAAAGGCATGGCCCACATCACGGGCGGCGGTTTTTACGACAATATCCCCCGTGTACTGCCCTCGCAGGTGGAGGCGCGCATCAATTTTGGCAGCTGGCAAATGCCCCAGGTCTTCAACTGGCTCAAAGAAACGGGCGACCTCAGCTGGCCGGAAATTTTGCAGATATTCAACGGCGGCATCGGCTTTGTGCTGGTGGTGCCTGCCGATCAGGCCGAGGAAGCGATCAACCGCATCCAGGCCTTCAAGCTGCGGGCCTGGTGCATAGGCGACATAGCCCGCCGCGCCAAGGATGACGCGCAGGAACAGGTCATCATCAACTTCTAGCCAAACACGGGCCGCACGGAACAACCGCGCGGCCCTTTCCATCAGGAGCACCTTATGAACAGCACAATCAGCTGCCTTGGCAACGTCATCTGGTTTTTATGCGGCGGCATTGTCATGGGGCTTGTGTGGTGGCTCTACGGGCTGCTCTGCTTTATTTCCATAGTGGGCATACCCTGGGGCAAAGCCTGCTTTGTCATGGGCAGCTTTGCCTTTTTTCCTTTTGGCAAAATGCCCGTGGCGCGTGACGTGCTCACAGGCTTTCAGGATGTGGGCACCGGCCCCTGGGGCACGGTAGGCAACATAATATGGCTTGTGCTGGCTGGCGTATGGATTGCCATGGGGCATCTGATTTCCGCCGCCATGTGCGCGGTCACCATTATTGGCATTCCCTTTGCATGGCAGCATGTAAAGCTTGCGGCTCTGGCACTTTGCCCCATTGGCAAAACCATTGTGCCTGCCCCGCTTGCCGATGCCGCTGAGCGTGCCGCCGCTGAGCGCGGATTTCGCGAGGGGCGCTTTTAGGTTGCCGCTAAGGGCCCTTGCGCAGCCGATTGCCCAAGCTGGGCTGTAGTTGAGGCTGGCAGCCGCCGAGCAGGCATTTGTGTACTGGCATAGCCGCGCCGCCATTGTCCATGTCGGGCCGCGTCAGGGGCCGCGTCAGGGGACACGTTGACCGCATGCGCCAGTCCGGCATACGGCTCACGCCTGTCTGTCGGTATTGTCCCCAAACAGCTCCGCCATCTGGCGGGCGTAAAACCGCTTCATATATTCCACATCAATCGCTGGCGAGTTTTTGCCGCGCAGCAGGTTGACCACCAGGGCGGCCCCCATCAGCTGCGCCAGTATCAGCTCGGCCCGCGCGGCCCGCTGCTCGCCCGGCAGTATGGCCATGATCTGCTCGCGTACGGCGTCGTAGGTTTGCGCCATCACATCGGACACATTGGGGTCCAGCGCAGAAAGCGCCGTGATGCGAAAATCCGTCACCCAGGCGCTCTGTGCGCCGTCGCTCAGTATGCTGTTCATGGCCAGGGTGGTCCTTTCCAGCGGCGGCGCGTCGGGCAGGGCCGCGTTGCCCTCCTCGTTGAGCAAGGCCGCCACCTCAAGAAAGAGATTGCGCTTTGAACCAAAATAGCGGCTGATCAAAGCCGGGTTTACCCCTGCCGCAGCGCCAATTTCCCGAATCCCCACGCTGACATAATTGGCTCCGGAAAAGAGCCGTCGCGCGGCCTGGAGCAAACGCATACGAGTTTCTGCAGCATTGCGCTTCTGTTGCGGCACTACGACTTTTTTTTGATCGGATATCATTACGACCTCTTGCAGTTATCGCGCCTTGACACGGCTGCAGTGTCGGCGCTAACATTTATTGTAATCAATCGATTATACATTTTTCAAAAAAAGTGCAAGCCCCGGCTGCACTGGAGGAATCATGCGCAAAAGGATACTGCCGCAGGTCGCGGCAATAGCCATTATACTTATTACGGCCTTTGCCGCGCAGGCAGAGGAAAACAAGGGCGACAGCAACAGGTGGGGATTCAACCTCGGCGTTGGCGCGACAGTTTCCACCAGTGAATACCGGGGCGTGGAGCGGTTGGGCACAGCGTTGCCCCTGCTGGGCTATGAAGGTGAATGGCTGTATCTGCGGGGGCTGAGCGGCGGCGTGCATCTGTTCAAAAACGAGAACCACGAGCTCAATGCGCAGCTTTCGTATTTGCCGCAGCACTTCAATGCATCGTGGAGCGAAAGCTCAGCCATCAAAAAACTGGATGACAGGTATTCCACAGCCATGGCCGGCATCAACTATCGTCTGCGCACCGACCTGGGAGTGCTGGCGGCGACACTTTCGACAGACGCTCTGGGCGTAAACAACGGCTTGATGGGCGAGGCCTCGTACTCGTACCCGATCCGCCTTGTCGACATGTCGATCATTCCGGCTCTGGGCGTGCAGTGGACCAATGCAAACTATAACGACTACTACTACGGCGTAAGCAAAAGCGAGGCGCAGGCCAGCGGTCTGAGCCACTATTCGCCAGAAGGATCAGTGGCCCCATACGGAGAGCTGACCATGCGCCTGGGGCTTACTGAACGCTGGAGTGTCTTTGTGAACGGCAAGGCGCTTTTTTTGGGCGACGAGGTGAGCAACAGCCCCATGGTTGAACACAGCAACAAGTATTCGCTGAGCGGGGGCTTTTTGTACGCATTTTAACTCTGTCGCAGTGGGTTGATCCCATGGGGACAACCCATGCGTTTTCAGGGCGATTGGCCGTTGCGGGCTTTTGCCGCAGCCTGCGATGGCCTACCGCTCGGAGGCGCACCCCCCCTGACACAAATGACTGGGGCCAAAAGGTACAAGCCTGCCCGCGGCAAAGGCGTTGAGACAGTCTGCCACGCTGGGCAGGTTGGCATTGTAGTACACGGCTATGCCTGCCTCCTGCAAAGCCCGCAGGGGGCGCATGCCCATGCCGCCCGCCAGCAGCGTGGTTACCCCAAACCGCAAAAGGGCCTGTACCGGCCCCGCGCAGTCGCCCCCCTGATGCATGGGGTTGGGCTGCACGCTGATTTCTGCAATCTTGCCGTCTTCCACCCTGGCGAGGGTATAGAGCTGACATCGGCCAAAGTGCCCGCAGGGCGCGGCATCCGGGCCGCCGGGCGTCAGACTGGGCACAGCCACAAGCATACCGCCCGGCGCGGCAGGCTCAGGCTCCGCGTCTGAGTCCAGAGCGCAAACCCCGCCCTCAATGCGCAGGGCCTGCCCCAGCACCAGGGCCTGGGCCACGCCCCGCCGCGCACGGCGCAAAAGCCTGCCAAAAGTATGCCGCGAAACTCCCATGCGGGCAGCGGCCTCATCCATGTTCAAATCTTCAAAATCGGCAAGTCGCAAGGCCTCCAGGCCATCCAGAGACAGCACCACTTCCTCAAGTTCGTGCAGAGGGATACCGGCGGGTTTAAAACAGCTGTTTTTCGGCAGGGCGCTGACACGCCTGCAATGACAAGGTCTTGGCATAATTTCCCAGCAATATGGTTTTATTTGAGAATAAGCCAATGAGGGGGCATGCGCAAGAGGCCAGCCGTGGGGCGTGCGCCTTGGGCACAGGCCGCATCGCGACCCACAGTGCCGATACGCCGCAGGGCCGACAGTCAACAGCAAACCACGGCTGGCGCGGCAAAATCGCCGCAGCAAATGACCGCTCAGGCTCCGACACGTATACGGACGTGTTGCTTACGCCTGAAGCTCCGCCAACAGATGGGCCAGACGCCGGGCGTCGTCAGCCGAGGGCTGTGAAGGCAAGGCGGCAAGTATGCCCAGGCCCTCCATGGCGTCGTGAAAGACATCTTCGGCCATATCCGTCACCACTGCCGTATGCACCAGTGCGTTGACGCGCATGATGCCGATGACCTCACGCCGCGCTTCTTCCTGCGAGGCCGCGTCAACCACAATCAACGCAGGCGTCTGCCGCTGCATGTCCGCCTGGCGCGCTGCGGCGTCTGGCGCAAGGGTAACGGCGCAGCCCTGCCGTTCAAGTTCTTCCACA is from Desulfovibrio desulfuricans and encodes:
- the purM gene encoding phosphoribosylformylglycinamidine cyclo-ligase, translated to MSSDRAKAYTQAGVDIEAGNSLVSRIKGMVQSTQTRGVISDIGGFGGLFRPDLNGMTEPVLVSSTDGVGTKLKVAFACNKHDTVGIDLVAMSVNDILVQGATPLFFLDYFATGKLDVDTAQTVIGGVAEGCRQAACALLGGETAEMPDMYAPGEYDLAGFCVGIVDNAKLIDGSGIQVGDKIIGIASSGLHSNGYSLARKVLDQSGLAFTDPFPGGDGATVGDVLLTPTTIYVEAVRPLLRDMNVKGMAHITGGGFYDNIPRVLPSQVEARINFGSWQMPQVFNWLKETGDLSWPEILQIFNGGIGFVLVVPADQAEEAINRIQAFKLRAWCIGDIARRAKDDAQEQVIINF
- a CDS encoding YccF domain-containing protein, encoding MNSTISCLGNVIWFLCGGIVMGLVWWLYGLLCFISIVGIPWGKACFVMGSFAFFPFGKMPVARDVLTGFQDVGTGPWGTVGNIIWLVLAGVWIAMGHLISAAMCAVTIIGIPFAWQHVKLAALALCPIGKTIVPAPLADAAERAAAERGFREGRF
- a CDS encoding TetR/AcrR family transcriptional regulator — encoded protein: MRLLQAARRLFSGANYVSVGIREIGAAAGVNPALISRYFGSKRNLFLEVAALLNEEGNAALPDAPPLERTTLAMNSILSDGAQSAWVTDFRITALSALDPNVSDVMAQTYDAVREQIMAILPGEQRAARAELILAQLMGAALVVNLLRGKNSPAIDVEYMKRFYARQMAELFGDNTDRQA
- a CDS encoding response regulator receiver protein; translated protein: MKRSILLQTARPAVFAAFVEELERQGCAVTLAPDAAARQADMQRQTPALIVVDAASQEEARREVIGIMRVNALVHTAVVTDMAEDVFHDAMEGLGILAALPSQPSADDARRLAHLLAELQA
- a CDS encoding DUF134 domain-containing protein, translating into MPRPCHCRRVSALPKNSCFKPAGIPLHELEEVVLSLDGLEALRLADFEDLNMDEAAARMGVSRHTFGRLLRRARRGVAQALVLGQALRIEGGVCALDSDAEPEPAAPGGMLVAVPSLTPGGPDAAPCGHFGRCQLYTLARVEDGKIAEISVQPNPMHQGGDCAGPVQALLRFGVTTLLAGGMGMRPLRALQEAGIAVYYNANLPSVADCLNAFAAGRLVPFGPSHLCQGGCASER
- a CDS encoding MipA/OmpV family protein, with translation MRKRILPQVAAIAIILITAFAAQAEENKGDSNRWGFNLGVGATVSTSEYRGVERLGTALPLLGYEGEWLYLRGLSGGVHLFKNENHELNAQLSYLPQHFNASWSESSAIKKLDDRYSTAMAGINYRLRTDLGVLAATLSTDALGVNNGLMGEASYSYPIRLVDMSIIPALGVQWTNANYNDYYYGVSKSEAQASGLSHYSPEGSVAPYGELTMRLGLTERWSVFVNGKALFLGDEVSNSPMVEHSNKYSLSGGFLYAF